The Anomalospiza imberbis isolate Cuckoo-Finch-1a 21T00152 unplaced genomic scaffold, ASM3175350v1 scaffold_1186, whole genome shotgun sequence genome includes a window with the following:
- the LOC137465898 gene encoding vitelline membrane outer layer protein 1 homolog — protein MVEAARGPWDDTAANNMAVLCSEGIFRRQAGGLDRGDWGAWSHRCDASCGVCGIRTRVDAGHPSDGSGLNDVKLFCCTS, from the coding sequence ATGGTGGAGGCCGCGCGGGGCCCGTGGGACGACACGGCGGCCAACAACATGGCCGTGCTCTGCTCGGAGGGGATCTTCCGGCGCCAGGCCGGGGGGCTGGACCGCGGCGACTGGGGCGCCTGGAGCCACCGGTGCGACGCGTCCTGCGGCGTCTGCGGCATCCGCACCCGCGTCGACGCCGGCCACCCCTCGGACGGCAGCGGCCTCAACGACGTCAAACTCTTCTGCTGCACCTCCTGA